A section of the Lineus longissimus chromosome 1, tnLinLong1.2, whole genome shotgun sequence genome encodes:
- the LOC135498615 gene encoding uncharacterized protein LOC135498615 encodes MVGPKVQDELFDLLVRFRKHPVALSADVAKMYRQFRLADSDKDYYRFVWRDNRTDDIGDYRMTVVTFGVASSPHQAQRVLKQLAHDEKDNYPLAAPVLENDLYMDDVVSGAEDTASAICLQCQLDGITECAYLELRKWICNDPAFIQSVQKSNDGVLDMDLHTLDNPVRKTLGVVWDSSSGSFLYRVGFGVSEDQNPDNVTKRKLLSETYKVFDPLGLLASTVMCAKAMFQKLWLLCLNWDDVLPDTELRAWLLWKLNMKMLDTLKVDRCIVPKTGIKVVEYQLHGFGDTSEQGYAGVVYLRTLQMDGTVLVTLVCSKTKVAPTKQISLPRLELCTALLIARLLHRVQTALKLAHVTLHAWSDSTVTLDWIHGNPTRWKTFVANKVSEIQSLMNASQWRFCPGYGNPSDCASRGILASELVTHDLWWHGTAWLAESSENWPELHRVSDSVETKREMKSTRIDTATAHVHVVESNVVESSVMATFDLFPYSVLYKLVRISACCLRWLQARDPGKHVIKGPLTCAELDSALKLWIKQAQSDEFSEDIARLKAGEIMVSKNLQALCPFLNSEDVLCVGGRLQESTLKFASRHPILLPAKHKLTMLIIGAEHKRNLHAGPQLLLASLRQRYWTQWSRNRRQAAPPHDEGFCGPLQMVS; translated from the coding sequence ATGGTTGGGCCGAAAGTACAGGATGAACTATTTGATCTGTTAGTGAGATTCAGGAAACACCCAGTGGCGCTTTCAGCAGATGTTGCCAAGATGTACAGGCAATTTCGGTTAGCAGATTCTGATAAGGACTATTATCGTTTTGTGTGGCGAGACAACCGTACAGATGATATCGGTGACTATCGAATGACTGTTGTGACTTTCGGAGTTGCATCGTCTCCACACCAAGCACAGCGTGTGCTAAAGCAGTTGGCGCATGATGAAAAGGACAATTACCCTCTTGCAGCACCTGTGCTTGAGAATGATCTCTATATGGATGATGTGGTTTCTGGGGCAGAGGATACAGCTAGTGCCATCTGTTTGCAATGTCAACTTGATGGTATTACTGAGTGTGCTTATCTTGAGCTTAGAAAATGGATCTGCAATGACCCTGCTTTTATTCAGTCGGTACAGAAATCTAATGATGGTGTCTTGGATATGGACCTACATACACTGGACAATCCAGTGAGAAAAACACTTGGAGTTGTATGGGACTCTTCATCTGGTTCATTTCTGTACCGAGTAGGTTTCGGTGTTAGTGAAGACCAGAACCCTGATAATGTGACAAAGCGCAAGTTACTGTCAGAGACATATAAGGTGTTTGATCCACTGGGATTATTGGCATCTACAGTGATGTGCGCGAAAGCAATGTTTCAGAAACTGTGGTTGCTATGCCTCAACTGGGATGATGTGTTGCCAGACACTGAGCTGCGCGCATGGTTACTTTGgaaattgaacatgaaaatgtTGGACACTTTGAAGGTGGATCGATGCATTGTGCCTAAGACTGGTATCAAGGTTGTGGAATATCAATTGCATGGATTCGGCGATACCTCCGAACAAGGCTATGCGGGCGTCGTGTACTTGCGTACTCTTCAGATGGATGGTACTGTCTTAGTGACTCTAGTCTGTTCGAAAACGAAAGTAGCGCCAACGAAACAGATCTCGTTGCCGAGGTTGGAGCTATGTACAGCATTGCTCATAGCTAGATTATTGCATAGAGTACAGACGGCGTTGAAATTGGCTCATGTGACACTTCATGCTTGGTCGGACTCGACTGTGACTTTAGATTGGATCCACGGGAATCCTACCAGATGGAAAACGTTCGTTGCCAATAAAGTCAGCGAAATTCAGAGTTTGATGAACGCGTCGCAATGGAGGTTCTGTCCTGGCTATGGGAACCCAAGCGATTGCGCGTCACGTGGTATACTCGCGTCTGAACTAGTCACTCACGATCTGTGGTGGCATGGTACAGCTTGGTTGGCGGAATCCTCTGAAAATTGGCCGGAGTTGCATCGTGTCAGTGACAGTGTTGAAACCAAGCGTGAAATGAAATCGACAAGGATTGACACAGCTACggcgcatgtacatgtagtggaaTCAAATGTAGTGGAATCAAGCGTGATGGCGACTTTTGACTTGTTTCCGTACTCAGTTCTGTACAAGCTTGTCCGCATTAGCGCGTGCTGCTTACGATGGCTACAGGCACGTGACCCTGGGAAACATGTGATTAAGGGTCCGCTTACGTGTGCTGAATTAGACAGTGCTTTGAAGCTTTGGATTAAGCAGGCACAGAGTGATGAATTCAGTGAGGACATCGCGAGGCTGAAAGCTGGTGAAATTATGGTCTCAAAAAACTTACAGGCATTGTGCCCCTTCTTGAATAGTGAGGATGTTCTCTGCGTTGGAGGTAGACTTCAGGAAAGTACGCTCAAATTCGCGTCACGACATCCGATTCTATTACCAGCTAAGCATAAGCTGACAATGTTGATCATTGGCGCTGAACATAAGCGCAACTTGCATGCTGGACCGCAGCTGCTGCTAGCTTCCTTGCGCCAAAGATACTGGACGCAATGGTCCCGGAACCGCCGACAGGCGGCACCACCTCACGACGAAGGCTTTTGCGGACCgcttcaaatggtttcataa